A genomic window from Chitinophagaceae bacterium includes:
- a CDS encoding galactose oxidase, with translation MKPLSVSILFVLLTAFSFAQSWTQKLDFGGTARRSSMAFSIGSKGYMGLGYNNNFYKDLWEYDPAADVWTQKADFGGTARFAGVAFAVGDKGFVGTGYDVNNNFNTADFWSYDPQNNSWTQVASMPVARRYAAGFSVANTGYVGTGVGDAGYLNDFWAYNPMTDTWSQKPDFPGEPRYECVAFAVSGYGYIGVGSFAATLYSDFYEYNPESEIWTQKADYPGNGQDACSGFGLKDKGYIGGGSNQQTWFSDFWEWDQLSDVWTAKEDFPGAPRAFGTGLDILTKGYMGMGEAVGYYHDWWEYTPDSTFSTGTATAVQNDCFIIPALIMNEPIIIQYQMQQPSQLILTNLNGTISRCYSILKGNNKLILPVRDFESGVYCYTVRNFNATIASGKVVVMR, from the coding sequence ATGAAACCACTTTCCGTTTCCATACTGTTTGTCCTCCTTACCGCATTTTCATTTGCACAATCCTGGACACAAAAATTAGATTTTGGTGGAACCGCCAGAAGATCATCCATGGCATTTTCGATTGGCAGCAAAGGATACATGGGCCTGGGTTATAACAATAACTTTTACAAAGATCTCTGGGAATACGATCCTGCGGCTGATGTATGGACACAGAAAGCAGACTTTGGTGGTACCGCACGATTTGCAGGTGTTGCCTTCGCTGTCGGTGATAAAGGATTTGTCGGAACCGGTTATGATGTAAACAATAATTTCAACACTGCAGATTTCTGGTCTTATGATCCGCAAAACAATTCGTGGACGCAGGTTGCATCAATGCCGGTAGCAAGAAGATACGCTGCGGGCTTTTCCGTTGCCAATACCGGTTACGTTGGAACAGGTGTGGGTGATGCAGGTTACCTGAATGATTTCTGGGCGTATAATCCGATGACAGATACGTGGTCGCAAAAACCAGATTTCCCCGGCGAACCACGCTATGAATGTGTGGCTTTTGCTGTTTCCGGATACGGATATATTGGTGTGGGTTCTTTTGCAGCAACATTGTATTCCGACTTCTACGAATACAATCCTGAGTCGGAAATATGGACGCAGAAAGCAGATTATCCCGGCAATGGCCAGGATGCCTGTTCGGGTTTCGGATTGAAAGACAAAGGATATATTGGCGGAGGAAGTAATCAGCAAACATGGTTCAGTGATTTCTGGGAATGGGATCAACTCAGCGATGTATGGACAGCGAAGGAAGATTTCCCGGGTGCGCCACGCGCATTCGGAACAGGATTGGATATTCTGACGAAGGGCTACATGGGAATGGGTGAAGCCGTTGGCTACTATCACGATTGGTGGGAATATACGCCCGACAGTACTTTCAGCACAGGCACTGCCACTGCTGTTCAAAATGATTGCTTTATTATTCCTGCGTTGATAATGAATGAACCAATAATTATTCAATATCAAATGCAGCAACCTTCTCAACTGATCCTTACAAATCTGAATGGAACCATCAGCCGTTGCTATTCAATATTGAAAGGAAATAACAAACTCATTTTGCCGGTGCGTGATTTTGAAAGTGGTGTTTATTGTTACACAGTAAGAAATTTCAACGCTACCATTGCTTCAGGAAAGGTGGTAGTGATGAGATGA
- a CDS encoding DUF885 domain-containing protein, translating to MLKSTMSVITGFTIYCCIIFLFLFSCNAPQEKVTTDKSGLSFDAFSTRFLDAYWKQNPAAAISIGYGKYYELLKVPDNAAFAGDVLFSKQYLDSLKQFNYDRLSDKNKIDFKIIENQLRSTIWYIDTFKMQQWDPSSYNLSNECYEIIHQDYAPLNERMKILSQHLQHADQYFDAALQMIHQPTREYTELAIHQNSGGQDIFGASLTDSINVSTLAQTEKDTLQKRVDRTLAAIKNYVAALNGMLADKNMQFRSFRIGEDLFNRKFKYDIVTDYSPKEIFQQAMAAKNNYHHAMFDIANQLWSKYCGTKEKPADSLLLIKTVIDAVSLHHAAPEHFVDTIKMQINALERFIIRQDLFNYDTAYPLQVRIMPAYMSGVSLASASQTPPYQKNAVTYYNIADLTAVPREHAESQLRENNDWMLSILSIHEGIPGHCLQGVYNSKSPDILKAVFANGAMVEGWAVYTERMMLDNGWKNDDPEMWLMFYKWSLRECCNVIIDYNMQCTDYSKEDFVNLLTKEAFQESAQVEEKYHRAKVSQVQLCSYFTGSTEINALREKYKQQQGSAYSLKDFHEKFLSYGSAPVKFIGELMIKK from the coding sequence ATGTTGAAAAGCACAATGTCTGTCATTACCGGATTCACCATTTATTGCTGCATCATCTTCCTGTTTTTATTTTCATGCAATGCGCCACAAGAAAAGGTGACAACAGATAAATCAGGTTTATCATTCGATGCATTCAGCACTCGCTTTTTAGATGCTTACTGGAAACAAAATCCGGCAGCAGCCATCAGCATCGGCTATGGCAAATATTATGAATTGCTGAAAGTTCCGGATAACGCGGCATTTGCCGGCGATGTGCTGTTTTCAAAACAGTATCTCGATTCATTGAAGCAATTCAACTATGACCGGCTTTCCGATAAAAACAAGATTGATTTCAAGATCATCGAAAACCAGCTCCGCAGCACCATCTGGTACATTGATACTTTCAAAATGCAGCAATGGGATCCTTCATCTTACAATCTCAGCAATGAATGTTATGAAATCATCCACCAGGATTATGCGCCGCTGAATGAACGGATGAAAATATTGTCCCAACACCTGCAACATGCTGATCAATATTTTGATGCTGCTTTACAAATGATCCATCAACCGACCAGAGAATATACGGAACTCGCTATCCATCAGAATTCCGGAGGACAAGATATTTTCGGAGCCTCACTCACCGATTCCATCAATGTATCAACACTTGCACAAACGGAAAAGGATACGCTACAGAAACGCGTTGATCGTACGCTTGCAGCTATTAAAAATTATGTTGCTGCATTGAATGGTATGCTCGCAGATAAAAATATGCAGTTCAGAAGTTTCCGGATTGGGGAGGATTTATTCAACCGAAAATTTAAATACGACATCGTAACTGATTATTCACCGAAGGAAATTTTTCAGCAGGCAATGGCCGCAAAAAACAATTATCACCATGCGATGTTTGACATTGCCAATCAACTCTGGTCAAAATACTGTGGAACGAAAGAGAAACCTGCTGACAGTTTATTGTTGATAAAAACAGTGATTGATGCCGTTTCACTGCACCATGCCGCGCCGGAACATTTTGTAGACACAATCAAAATGCAAATCAATGCGCTCGAACGATTCATTATCCGGCAAGACTTATTCAATTACGATACTGCTTATCCTTTGCAGGTTCGCATCATGCCGGCTTACATGAGCGGCGTTTCATTGGCCAGCGCCAGTCAGACTCCTCCCTATCAAAAAAATGCGGTCACCTACTACAACATTGCTGATCTTACTGCTGTGCCTCGTGAACATGCTGAAAGCCAGTTGCGCGAAAACAATGATTGGATGCTTTCCATTTTATCTATTCACGAAGGAATTCCCGGTCATTGCCTGCAAGGAGTTTACAACAGCAAGTCACCGGATATATTAAAAGCAGTTTTTGCCAATGGCGCCATGGTGGAAGGATGGGCCGTATACACTGAACGCATGATGCTGGACAACGGCTGGAAAAACGACGACCCTGAAATGTGGCTCATGTTTTACAAGTGGAGCTTGCGCGAATGCTGCAACGTGATCATTGACTACAACATGCAATGCACCGATTATTCAAAAGAAGATTTTGTGAACCTGCTTACGAAAGAAGCATTTCAGGAAAGTGCGCAGGTGGAAGAAAAATATCATCGTGCAAAGGTTTCGCAGGTTCAGTTGTGTTCCTATTTTACCGGCAGCACAGAGATCAATGCACTGCGTGAAAAGTACAAACAACAGCAGGGAAGTGCTTATTCATTAAAAGATTTTCACGAAAAATTTCTGAGTTATGGAAGCGCGCCGGTGAAGTTTATCGGCGAGCTGATGATTAAGAAATGA